A window from Nitrospira sp. ND1 encodes these proteins:
- a CDS encoding type II toxin-antitoxin system RelE/ParE family toxin, which translates to MKDVASFDAGTRDTIKDAICHLAEHPLDGKPLKEKFQKDTVWSYRVWPYRILYRNTGVEWLDILSIEHRKDVYR; encoded by the coding sequence ATCAAGGATGTGGCCTCCTTCGACGCTGGAACTCGGGACACAATCAAAGACGCCATCTGCCACCTCGCCGAACATCCCCTCGACGGCAAACCGCTCAAAGAAAAGTTTCAGAAAGATACAGTCTGGTCCTACCGAGTCTGGCCCTATCGGATCCTCTACCGGAATACCGGCGTCGAGTGGTTGGATATCCTCTCAATTGAGCATCGCAAGGATGTCTATCGCTAG
- a CDS encoding YafY family protein, giving the protein MADRIKPKMGRRPKAYSQADRFARMLRVLSTRAVSVRDLAQELGISVRQVYRDLDGMQEAGHPLEQSDGDGEKTWHLPLGYKGLPQIAVTPYELMALHGAKSHIGYLKGTPLVENLEALIGKVESALPHKVTNHLARINDVFLPRQAPVRDYSRHGEVLAKLEKALLLQRTVTLHHIRPGYEEPAEHSVDPYRLLFHQFGLYVLGFSHRAQAVRLFAVERIVALDVADQSFDIPSDLKLDMNYERVFGLIEEPAQLVRIRFTAEVSYLIRERRWHPSQQNEAQQDGSIIVTMTIGGMEELAAWVLSWGQQAKVLEPQVLVETVKWQLSCALSRYG; this is encoded by the coding sequence ATGGCCGACCGCATAAAGCCGAAAATGGGGAGGCGACCTAAGGCCTACAGTCAGGCGGACCGCTTTGCGCGAATGCTTCGAGTGTTGTCCACCCGTGCAGTGTCGGTCAGGGACCTTGCTCAGGAACTTGGGATATCGGTGCGGCAGGTCTATCGCGACCTCGACGGCATGCAGGAGGCGGGGCACCCGTTGGAACAGTCGGACGGCGATGGCGAAAAGACCTGGCACCTGCCTCTGGGATACAAGGGCCTGCCGCAGATTGCCGTGACGCCCTATGAGCTCATGGCGCTGCATGGCGCGAAAAGTCATATAGGCTATCTTAAGGGTACGCCCCTGGTCGAGAACCTGGAGGCATTGATTGGGAAGGTGGAGAGCGCCTTGCCTCACAAGGTGACGAACCATCTTGCTCGCATCAACGATGTGTTTCTTCCGCGCCAGGCACCGGTTCGTGACTATTCCCGCCATGGGGAGGTCTTGGCAAAACTGGAGAAAGCGTTGCTGCTCCAGCGGACGGTGACTCTGCACCACATCAGGCCGGGCTATGAAGAACCGGCCGAACATTCCGTGGATCCCTACCGGTTACTATTCCACCAATTCGGTCTCTATGTGCTGGGCTTCTCACATCGTGCGCAGGCTGTTCGGCTGTTTGCTGTCGAGCGCATTGTGGCCCTCGATGTCGCTGACCAGTCCTTCGATATCCCGAGTGATTTGAAGCTCGACATGAACTATGAGCGAGTCTTTGGCCTGATTGAAGAACCGGCTCAGCTCGTTCGAATTCGGTTCACCGCCGAGGTGTCCTATTTGATCCGTGAGCGCCGCTGGCATCCCAGTCAGCAGAATGAAGCTCAGCAGGACGGCTCCATTATCGTTACCATGACCATCGGTGGCATGGAGGAACTGGCTGCCTGGGTGCTCTCTTGGGGGCAGCAGGCCAAGGTGTTGGAACCTCAAGTGCTCGTTGAGACCGTGAAGTGGCAGCTCAGTTGTGCTCTAAGCCGCTATGGCTAG
- a CDS encoding arylamine N-acetyltransferase yields MFDRDAYLARIKYEGPLIPSLETLQGLHRAHVMTVPFENLDIHLGRSISLAPADLFRKIVVERRGGYCFELNGLFALLLEALGIAVTRLAARVCSGAEGVRPRSHQLLMVKMGTSVWIVDVGFGGQGLLEPLTLAVGEERQQGRECFRLVTGERGEYLLQGERDGAWADLYSFGLDPCLPVDYLFANYYHSHSPDSIFTQQRICTMPTPEGRNTLSGMELKIRTGEKTRQIRSRDMREYRLLLNDYFNLVVKGDFKELPGIVGEDNEEA; encoded by the coding sequence ATGTTCGATCGTGACGCGTATCTCGCGCGCATCAAGTATGAAGGGCCGTTGATCCCGTCCCTGGAAACTCTGCAGGGTTTGCACCGGGCCCACGTGATGACCGTGCCGTTTGAAAATCTGGATATTCATCTTGGACGGTCGATTTCGCTGGCCCCGGCCGATCTGTTTCGCAAGATCGTCGTCGAGCGACGGGGCGGCTACTGTTTCGAACTGAACGGACTGTTTGCGCTGCTGCTGGAGGCGTTAGGCATTGCCGTCACGAGGCTGGCTGCCCGGGTCTGTTCCGGGGCGGAGGGTGTGAGACCGCGAAGTCACCAGCTGTTGATGGTCAAGATGGGTACGAGCGTATGGATCGTGGACGTTGGGTTCGGAGGTCAAGGATTACTTGAACCTTTGACGCTGGCCGTTGGGGAAGAAAGGCAGCAGGGGCGTGAGTGCTTCAGGCTGGTGACCGGCGAACGAGGCGAGTATCTGCTGCAAGGCGAACGTGATGGCGCCTGGGCGGATCTCTATTCCTTCGGGCTCGATCCCTGCCTGCCGGTGGATTATCTGTTCGCGAACTACTATCACTCGCACTCGCCGGACTCCATTTTCACGCAGCAGCGCATCTGCACGATGCCGACCCCGGAGGGGAGGAATACTTTGTCAGGGATGGAGCTGAAGATTCGAACCGGCGAGAAGACACGCCAGATCCGCTCGCGTGATATGCGCGAGTACCGATTGCTGCTCAACGATTACTTTAACTTAGTGGTCAAGGGGGATTTCAAGGAACTGCCGGGCATTGTTGGTGAGGACAACGAGGAGGCATAG
- a CDS encoding type II toxin-antitoxin system Phd/YefM family antitoxin — translation MTKTMSLKQARSRFSSLVDNADRLSERVIVTKNGTPKAVVMGAEEFETWVETLELLSNPQAVKALEQGLKEAKAGKLRSFKDVFDEKP, via the coding sequence ATGACAAAAACCATGTCGCTCAAGCAGGCCCGGTCCAGATTCTCCTCCTTGGTGGACAATGCCGATCGTTTGTCCGAGCGGGTAATCGTGACAAAAAATGGAACTCCTAAAGCGGTGGTCATGGGGGCGGAAGAATTTGAAACCTGGGTTGAAACATTGGAGCTGCTCTCAAATCCCCAAGCGGTCAAAGCTCTTGAGCAAGGGCTGAAAGAAGCGAAGGCAGGGAAGCTTCGGTCGTTCAAGGACGTGTTCGACGAAAAGCCGTGA
- the uvrA gene encoding excinuclease ABC subunit UvrA → MASRTPPHRPADDLIVEGARQNNLKNISLRIPHNRVTAITGLSGSGKSSLAFDTLFAEGQWRYVESLSTYARMFLDKVNRPDVDRITNIRPAIAIEQKNPIRTARSTVGTATELADLLRLLFAKIGKPVCPDCKQEARGYHPGLVAEELLARFPDARAMVLFPLKDLGPGHDRSLLDSLLKRGFTRLRCGEELLDLHEQAVLPETRESGIQVVLDRLVLRPDNRHRLIEAIEVAFQEAEGTCQVLVIGQGLRTYSTHFRCQGCGRTFEPLRPLLFSFNHPLGACPECKGFGNILQYDKDLVIPDRSKSLAGGVIEPWSKPGSDWWQKQILLAMKKQGVDLTAPFQEHPEEVQQLIWEGSDHVEGVRQYFDYLETKRYKLHVRVLLSRYRSPATCPTCHGSRLKPAARFVKLAGQDIVEIGELTIEAAAAWFERLALPAFDAEVAKDILRQLHAKLNFLLRVGLSYLTLSRQTKTLSGGEAQRIALANQLGSRLVGTLYVLDEPTIGLHARDTDTLAGILRDLANHGNTVVVVEHDPSIIQAADHIVEMGPGSGEQGGHIVCSAPRDQFLADPASLTARYLRGENRIPLPKIRRSGNGKVLSIAGAAEHNLKNLVVRIPLHMLVCVTGVSGSGKSTLIEKTLYRAAARAFRIESLPMGKFQAIKGLEHVKGVRLIDQQPIGRTPRSNPITYLKAFDEVRTLFASEREALRRGLTPGHFSFNSADGRCERCEGNGYEKLEMYFFEDIYATCEQCDGKRFKPEVLSIRYRGKTIHDVLNLTVTDAQAFFSGSPKLTEKLYLLSSIGLGYLRLGQAATTLSGGEAQRLKIAAELKDPSAHNLLYILDEPTTGLHLDDIKKLLTVLHKLVDAGNTLIVVEHNLDVIKTADWVIDLGPEGGEAGGEIVAEGRPEQVAKVAQSHTGKFLAKVLGGAPRPS, encoded by the coding sequence GTGGCATCCCGTACGCCCCCGCATCGACCAGCCGACGACTTGATCGTCGAAGGCGCGCGCCAGAACAATCTCAAGAACATCTCCCTGCGGATCCCTCACAACCGGGTCACCGCCATCACCGGGCTATCCGGATCCGGCAAATCGTCCCTGGCCTTCGACACGCTCTTCGCAGAAGGACAGTGGCGCTATGTGGAATCGCTCTCGACCTACGCGCGGATGTTTCTCGACAAGGTGAACCGGCCCGACGTCGATCGGATCACCAACATCCGCCCCGCGATCGCGATCGAACAGAAAAATCCGATCCGCACCGCTCGTTCGACCGTCGGCACCGCCACCGAGCTCGCGGACCTGCTGCGTTTGCTGTTCGCGAAAATCGGCAAACCCGTTTGCCCGGATTGTAAACAAGAGGCGCGTGGTTACCATCCGGGGTTGGTCGCCGAGGAACTGCTGGCACGATTCCCCGACGCGCGGGCTATGGTGCTCTTTCCCCTCAAGGATCTCGGCCCGGGCCACGACCGCTCGCTGCTCGACTCACTTCTGAAACGGGGATTCACCCGGCTGCGATGCGGCGAGGAACTCCTGGATCTTCACGAACAGGCCGTGCTTCCGGAGACCCGCGAGTCGGGCATCCAGGTCGTGCTGGATCGACTCGTCCTCAGGCCGGATAACCGCCACCGGTTGATCGAGGCCATCGAGGTGGCGTTTCAGGAAGCCGAGGGCACCTGCCAGGTCCTGGTGATCGGACAGGGGCTCCGGACCTACAGCACACACTTTCGCTGTCAGGGATGCGGGCGAACCTTCGAACCGTTGCGCCCGCTGCTGTTCTCCTTCAACCACCCACTCGGAGCCTGCCCGGAGTGCAAAGGGTTCGGCAATATCCTGCAATACGACAAGGATCTGGTCATCCCCGACCGCAGCAAATCGCTCGCCGGCGGCGTCATCGAGCCCTGGAGCAAGCCGGGCTCGGACTGGTGGCAGAAGCAAATATTGCTGGCGATGAAAAAACAGGGTGTGGATTTGACGGCCCCGTTTCAAGAGCATCCCGAAGAGGTGCAACAGCTGATCTGGGAAGGGAGCGATCACGTTGAAGGAGTCCGGCAATACTTCGACTATCTGGAAACCAAACGCTACAAGCTGCATGTGCGGGTGCTGCTCAGCCGCTACCGCAGTCCCGCCACCTGCCCGACCTGTCACGGCAGCCGCCTGAAGCCGGCCGCCCGGTTCGTCAAACTGGCAGGACAGGACATCGTGGAAATCGGTGAGCTCACCATTGAAGCGGCAGCCGCCTGGTTTGAGCGCTTAGCCCTGCCCGCCTTCGACGCGGAGGTCGCCAAGGATATTCTGCGCCAACTGCACGCGAAGCTGAACTTTCTGCTGCGCGTAGGATTGAGCTACCTCACCCTGTCGCGGCAGACAAAAACCCTCTCCGGCGGAGAAGCGCAACGGATCGCGTTGGCCAACCAGCTCGGCTCTCGCCTTGTGGGCACACTCTACGTATTGGATGAGCCGACGATCGGCCTGCATGCCCGTGACACGGATACCCTGGCCGGGATCCTTCGCGATCTCGCCAATCATGGCAACACCGTGGTCGTGGTCGAGCACGATCCGTCGATAATTCAGGCCGCCGATCACATTGTCGAAATGGGACCCGGTTCAGGCGAGCAGGGCGGACACATCGTCTGTTCGGCGCCGCGCGACCAATTCCTCGCCGATCCGGCCTCGCTCACCGCCCGGTACCTGCGCGGGGAGAACCGCATTCCCCTGCCGAAGATCCGACGCTCGGGCAACGGCAAGGTCCTGAGCATCGCCGGCGCGGCCGAGCACAACCTCAAGAATCTCGTGGTCCGCATTCCGCTCCACATGCTGGTCTGCGTCACCGGCGTCTCGGGATCTGGCAAAAGCACCCTCATCGAAAAGACGCTGTACCGTGCCGCCGCCCGCGCCTTTCGCATCGAGTCGCTCCCGATGGGAAAGTTTCAGGCCATCAAGGGACTCGAACATGTGAAAGGCGTGCGGCTCATCGACCAACAACCGATCGGCCGGACGCCGCGCTCCAACCCCATCACCTACCTGAAGGCATTCGACGAGGTCCGCACTCTGTTCGCCTCCGAGCGGGAGGCGCTGCGCCGGGGCCTGACACCCGGGCATTTCTCCTTCAATTCCGCCGATGGACGCTGCGAGCGCTGCGAAGGAAACGGGTACGAAAAGCTGGAGATGTATTTCTTCGAAGACATCTACGCCACCTGCGAACAGTGCGATGGCAAGCGCTTCAAGCCAGAGGTGCTGAGCATCCGGTACCGGGGCAAAACGATCCACGATGTGCTGAACCTCACCGTGACAGATGCGCAGGCCTTCTTCTCGGGATCGCCGAAACTGACCGAAAAACTCTACCTGCTGTCCTCGATTGGATTGGGCTATCTGCGGCTGGGCCAAGCGGCCACCACGCTGTCAGGAGGGGAAGCACAACGGCTGAAGATCGCCGCCGAACTGAAAGATCCGTCCGCCCACAACCTGCTCTACATCCTCGATGAGCCGACCACCGGCCTGCACCTGGACGACATCAAGAAGCTGCTGACCGTTCTGCACAAGCTAGTAGACGCCGGGAATACCCTCATCGTCGTCGAACACAATCTGGATGTCATCAAGACCGCCGATTGGGTGATCGACCTCGGACCGGAAGGAGGCGAGGCCGGCGGAGAGATCGTCGCGGAAGGACGCCCGGAGCAGGTCGCAAAAGTCGCGCAGTCTCATACGGGGAAATTTCTCGCGAAGGTGTTGGGCGGAGCCCCCCGCCCCTCGTGA
- a CDS encoding type II toxin-antitoxin system PemK/MazF family toxin, whose protein sequence is MKRGDLVAVAAKGHYSGKPRPALVLQSNLFSALGSVTICLLTTEFLDAPLFRLAVEPSPKNGLKQPSQIMIDKIVTVPHDAIGARIGSLDHEAMARVDRSLAVFLGIV, encoded by the coding sequence ATGAAGCGCGGCGATCTTGTTGCGGTCGCTGCCAAGGGCCACTATAGCGGAAAACCGCGGCCTGCCCTTGTCCTGCAATCCAATCTCTTCTCTGCGCTTGGGAGCGTGACGATCTGCCTCCTGACGACTGAATTTCTTGATGCGCCGCTGTTTCGCCTTGCCGTTGAGCCTTCGCCGAAAAATGGCCTGAAGCAGCCCTCGCAGATTATGATCGATAAGATCGTGACCGTTCCTCATGACGCAATTGGTGCCCGGATCGGCTCGCTCGATCATGAAGCGATGGCCCGCGTCGACCGCTCCCTGGCCGTATTTCTCGGGATCGTCTAA
- a CDS encoding DUF3147 domain-containing protein: protein MGEWAKYGLYFLLGGTIVSISTYLGSQGRSFLAAFASTFPAMTGATFILIYLNGGSEHLVTYAKNLLWFVPPWLVYVGCMIYGVERVGFWLSMAGSMVLYMCCVGLVKLLAR from the coding sequence ATGGGCGAGTGGGCGAAGTACGGATTGTACTTCTTGTTGGGCGGCACCATTGTCAGCATCTCAACCTATCTGGGATCGCAAGGCCGGTCGTTTCTCGCCGCCTTCGCCAGTACCTTTCCGGCGATGACCGGCGCGACGTTCATCCTCATCTATCTCAACGGCGGCAGCGAACACCTCGTGACCTACGCCAAGAACCTGCTCTGGTTTGTGCCGCCCTGGCTCGTCTACGTCGGCTGCATGATCTACGGCGTGGAGCGCGTCGGCTTCTGGCTCTCCATGGCCGGCTCCATGGTCCTCTACATGTGCTGCGTGGGGCTGGTAAAGCTGCTGGCGCGGTAG
- a CDS encoding tyrosinase family protein gives MSNLDDRMWATMPSRRSFLQRMGLGVGALGAGLFGGLALPESVLAVCEPPGNPGTPKPWRKDCRMILPRRPASTLSAAEITQLKDAYKAMRALDTSAPNDPRGFLRQANVHCWYCGAGTQVHFTWQFFAWHRAYLYFHERILGKLIGDMNFRLPYWDWDTPSHRKLPGAYSDPNDNSNPLWNGTRSMDPTEEIPEEDVGEDVMEAALTADTFTEFGGTASGSGIPEGTPHGAVHVDVGGDMGFFDSAGKDPVFYAHHANVDKMWSDWNKASSIHTNPTATAFLNLTWNFYDENKVWRSIKASQVLNHDTQLRYTYGPSKFLEQLPCLLDWFPIKTDWRVSQTLKFAGQTRAKMMKVVEQGGRARLHLNELAVPTDKSAVYRLYATPEAAKADEGPGSKGYLGTVPVVLNDRERRHVSKNARNIAVRLSTAKLEALSGTLGPVRLALVERGVKPEARKVIPVRAKDVLLSVAEVEREER, from the coding sequence ATGTCGAATCTGGACGACCGCATGTGGGCGACCATGCCGTCGCGGAGGTCATTTCTTCAGCGGATGGGATTGGGTGTCGGGGCGCTAGGCGCGGGCCTGTTCGGCGGCCTGGCGTTGCCGGAATCGGTGCTGGCCGTGTGCGAACCTCCAGGCAATCCCGGGACACCGAAACCATGGCGCAAGGACTGTCGAATGATCCTCCCGCGCCGCCCCGCCAGCACCCTGAGTGCGGCGGAGATCACACAACTCAAGGATGCCTATAAGGCCATGCGCGCGCTCGATACCAGCGCCCCGAACGACCCGCGCGGATTCCTGCGGCAGGCCAACGTCCATTGCTGGTACTGCGGCGCCGGCACTCAGGTCCATTTCACCTGGCAATTCTTCGCCTGGCACCGCGCCTATCTCTACTTTCACGAACGGATCCTCGGGAAGCTGATCGGCGACATGAATTTCCGCCTTCCCTACTGGGACTGGGACACACCGAGCCACCGCAAGCTGCCCGGCGCCTACAGCGATCCGAACGACAACAGCAACCCACTGTGGAACGGGACCCGCAGCATGGACCCGACGGAGGAAATCCCGGAAGAAGATGTCGGGGAAGACGTCATGGAGGCTGCCCTCACGGCGGACACCTTCACAGAGTTCGGCGGTACGGCGAGCGGCAGCGGCATTCCTGAGGGGACACCCCACGGTGCGGTCCACGTCGACGTCGGCGGCGACATGGGCTTCTTCGATTCAGCCGGGAAAGATCCCGTCTTCTACGCGCATCATGCCAACGTGGACAAGATGTGGTCGGACTGGAACAAGGCCTCGTCCATCCACACGAACCCGACGGCAACGGCCTTCTTGAACCTGACATGGAATTTCTACGATGAAAATAAAGTGTGGCGGTCGATCAAGGCCTCACAGGTCCTGAACCACGACACTCAATTGCGTTATACCTATGGGCCGTCGAAGTTCTTGGAGCAGCTCCCCTGCCTCCTCGATTGGTTCCCCATCAAGACCGATTGGCGGGTCAGCCAGACCCTGAAGTTTGCCGGACAGACGCGTGCTAAGATGATGAAAGTCGTTGAACAGGGAGGCCGCGCGAGACTGCACCTGAACGAGCTCGCCGTTCCCACGGATAAGAGCGCTGTGTATCGACTCTATGCGACTCCCGAAGCGGCGAAAGCCGATGAAGGCCCCGGTAGCAAGGGCTATCTCGGTACCGTGCCGGTGGTGTTGAACGATCGGGAGCGTCGGCATGTGTCGAAGAACGCACGAAACATCGCCGTTAGGCTCTCCACCGCCAAACTCGAAGCCCTGAGCGGTACCCTCGGTCCGGTCCGCTTGGCCCTGGTCGAGCGCGGAGTTAAACCTGAGGCCCGAAAAGTCATCCCGGTACGGGCGAAGGACGTCTTGCTGTCCGTCGCAGAAGTGGAACGCGAGGAACGGTAA
- a CDS encoding antitoxin MazE family protein: MPSETHLSSKEKQSRYRSRLRQKGLRPVQIWVPDTRAAGFATECRRQARLVARSAQERPVLDFISEIADWDNG; this comes from the coding sequence ATGCCCTCCGAGACACATCTGAGCTCGAAAGAGAAGCAGAGCCGATACCGGAGCCGGTTGCGCCAAAAGGGTTTGCGGCCGGTGCAGATCTGGGTTCCGGACACCCGTGCTGCCGGGTTTGCAACTGAATGTCGCAGGCAGGCGCGCCTTGTGGCACGGTCCGCGCAGGAAAGGCCTGTTCTTGACTTCATCTCAGAGATCGCTGATTGGGACAATGGATGA